A portion of the uncultured Bacteroides sp. genome contains these proteins:
- the metF gene encoding methylenetetrahydrofolate reductase [NAD(P)H] produces the protein MKVIDLINANEKTAFSFEILPPLKGAGIEKLYQTIDALREFDPKYINITTHRSEYIYKDLGNGLFQRDRLRRRPGTVAVAAAIQNKYSIRAVPHILCSGFTREETEYVLLDLQFLGITDLLVLRGDKAKHESVFTPEGNGYFHAIELQEQINKFNHGIFIDGSEMKTPGNPFSYGVACYPEKHEESPNMDADIYWLKKKVEAGAEYAVTQLFYDNEKYFSFVDKARKAGINVPIIPGIKPFKKTAQLSMIPKTFKVDLPEALTQEVLKCKNDEQVQQVGIEWCISQCKELMNHGVPSIHFYTISAVDSIKEVAKTIY, from the coding sequence ATGAAAGTAATTGATTTAATAAACGCCAACGAAAAAACCGCTTTTTCTTTTGAAATACTCCCTCCTCTAAAGGGAGCGGGGATTGAAAAGCTATATCAAACAATAGATGCCTTACGCGAATTTGACCCTAAATATATCAATATAACCACGCACCGCAGTGAATACATATACAAAGATTTGGGAAATGGGCTTTTTCAGCGAGACAGATTACGCCGAAGGCCCGGAACGGTTGCCGTAGCAGCAGCCATTCAAAACAAATATAGCATTAGAGCAGTACCTCATATCTTATGTAGCGGGTTTACGCGAGAGGAAACTGAATATGTACTACTCGATCTACAATTTTTAGGTATCACTGATTTATTGGTACTTAGAGGAGATAAAGCTAAACACGAGTCTGTATTCACCCCTGAAGGAAACGGATACTTCCATGCTATTGAGCTCCAAGAGCAAATCAACAAGTTCAATCATGGAATCTTTATTGATGGTTCCGAAATGAAAACTCCCGGCAACCCTTTCTCTTATGGAGTAGCGTGTTATCCCGAAAAGCACGAAGAATCTCCAAATATGGATGCAGATATCTATTGGTTGAAAAAGAAAGTAGAAGCAGGTGCCGAATATGCGGTAACACAGTTATTCTACGACAATGAGAAGTATTTCTCTTTTGTAGATAAGGCGCGTAAAGCAGGAATCAACGTGCCCATCATTCCGGGTATCAAGCCATTCAAGAAAACAGCTCAGCTAAGCATGATCCCGAAAACCTTTAAAGTAGACTTACCCGAAGCACTAACACAAGAAGTGCTCAAATGTAAGAACGATGAGCAAGTACAGCAAGTAGGCATAGAATGGTGTATCTCACAATGCAAAGAACTAATGAATCATGGAGTACCCAGCATTCACTTTTATACCATATCTGCCGTAGATAGTATCAAAGAAGTTGCTAAAACAATCTATTAA
- a CDS encoding DNA polymerase III subunit delta: MFFRDVIGQDITKKRLIQEVNEGRIPHAQIICGAEGVGKLPLALAYARYISCTNRKPEDACGVCPSCVKFNKLVHPDLHFMFPIIKNAKAKKEVCDDYIAEWRQLVINSPYFNLNHWLNEIQAENSQALIYAKESDEILRKLSLKSSEGGFKISIIWLPEKMHQVCANKLLKLLEEPPEKTIFLLVSENTEMILPTILSRTQRLNIPKIDASCIANTLQQKYGIQESDSHSIAHMANGNFIKALEAIHLNEEKQLFFELFVNLMRLSYQKKIREMKLWSEEVAVMGREKQKNLLEYCQSMIRENFIFNLKQKELTYMTANEENFASRFSPFVNERNIIGIMDELSKAQQHIEQNVNAKMVFFDFSLKMIVLLKQ; the protein is encoded by the coding sequence ATGTTTTTCAGGGATGTCATTGGACAAGATATAACCAAGAAGAGACTTATTCAGGAGGTAAATGAAGGACGCATTCCACATGCGCAAATTATTTGCGGAGCCGAAGGAGTGGGCAAACTACCTCTGGCATTGGCGTACGCCCGTTACATCAGCTGCACTAATCGCAAACCAGAAGATGCTTGTGGCGTTTGCCCATCGTGTGTAAAATTCAATAAATTGGTGCATCCTGACTTACATTTCATGTTTCCTATTATCAAAAATGCCAAAGCTAAAAAAGAAGTCTGCGATGACTACATAGCGGAATGGCGGCAGCTTGTGATCAACTCGCCCTATTTTAACCTGAATCACTGGCTGAATGAAATACAAGCAGAAAACTCCCAAGCACTGATTTATGCAAAAGAGAGTGATGAAATTCTTCGAAAACTAAGTTTGAAATCAAGCGAAGGTGGATTTAAGATCTCTATTATTTGGCTTCCTGAGAAGATGCATCAAGTATGTGCCAACAAGCTTCTGAAATTATTGGAAGAACCACCTGAAAAAACAATTTTTCTATTGGTCTCGGAAAATACTGAAATGATCTTACCAACGATATTAAGCCGTACCCAACGCCTAAACATACCCAAAATAGATGCTTCGTGCATTGCAAACACATTGCAGCAGAAGTATGGGATACAAGAATCGGACAGCCATTCTATAGCTCACATGGCTAATGGTAATTTCATAAAGGCACTTGAGGCAATACATTTGAATGAAGAAAAACAACTATTCTTTGAATTGTTCGTTAACCTCATGAGGCTTTCCTATCAGAAAAAGATCAGAGAAATGAAATTGTGGAGTGAAGAAGTTGCAGTAATGGGCAGAGAAAAGCAAAAAAATCTCCTGGAATATTGCCAATCAATGATTAGAGAAAACTTCATCTTTAATCTGAAACAAAAAGAACTCACGTATATGACTGCAAACGAAGAAAATTTCGCCAGCAGATTCTCTCCTTTCGTTAACGAAAGAAACATAATAGGTATAATGGACGAATTGAGCAAAGCTCAACAACATATAGAACAAAATGTGAATGCTAAAATGGTCTTTTTTGATTTCTCGCTGAAAATGATTGTTCTACTAAAGCAATAG
- the ricT gene encoding regulatory iron-sulfur-containing complex subunit RicT: protein MEYKQQNGSGKLCCKGCSRQDKKLNTYDWLADIPNNAEESDMVEIQFKNTRKGYYKNSNKIKLEKGDVVAVESSPGHDIGVVTLTGRLVPLQMSKANYKPEAEVKRIYRKAKTVDMDKYNEAKAKEHATMIRARQIAADLELNMKIGDVEYQGDGNKAIFYYIADERVDFRQLIKVLAEAFRVRIEMKQIGARQEAGRIGGIGPCGRELCCATWMTTFVSVSTSAARHQDISLNPQKLAGQCAKLKCCLNYEVDSYVEAQKRLPSREIELEIKDGSFYFFKADILTNHITYSTDRNFPANLVTITGTRAFEIIGLNRKGIKPDSLAEVEHKVEPKKPIDLLEQESLTRFDKRRGNGANDNPSNNGPHNKKKKKIISRPQINNNDRPANPQVQTDSRPQSSDEQTHPRHNDRPQRSGNRNQQSHNTDRNERRERPKKDEKPNQE from the coding sequence ATGGAATATAAACAACAGAACGGAAGCGGAAAACTTTGTTGCAAAGGTTGCTCCCGACAAGATAAGAAGCTCAACACTTACGATTGGCTGGCGGACATTCCGAACAATGCCGAAGAAAGTGACATGGTAGAAATACAGTTCAAAAACACCCGTAAAGGATACTACAAAAACAGCAATAAAATCAAACTTGAAAAAGGAGATGTCGTTGCAGTAGAATCCTCCCCCGGACATGATATTGGCGTTGTAACCCTCACCGGTCGCCTAGTTCCTTTGCAAATGAGCAAAGCCAATTATAAACCTGAAGCTGAAGTAAAACGTATTTATCGCAAAGCAAAAACGGTAGATATGGATAAATACAATGAAGCAAAAGCCAAAGAGCACGCAACGATGATCCGTGCCCGACAAATAGCAGCCGACTTGGAACTTAACATGAAAATTGGTGACGTGGAGTATCAAGGGGATGGCAACAAGGCTATCTTTTACTACATTGCTGATGAGCGCGTAGATTTTCGTCAACTGATAAAGGTGCTTGCCGAAGCTTTCAGAGTACGTATCGAAATGAAGCAGATAGGTGCGCGGCAAGAGGCAGGACGAATTGGAGGCATCGGACCTTGCGGACGAGAACTTTGTTGCGCCACATGGATGACGACCTTCGTATCTGTATCAACTAGCGCTGCAAGACATCAGGATATTTCTCTCAATCCACAAAAATTAGCAGGACAATGTGCTAAGCTAAAATGTTGTTTAAACTATGAAGTGGATTCCTATGTAGAAGCTCAAAAGCGGCTACCATCACGAGAAATAGAGTTAGAAATCAAAGACGGAAGTTTCTATTTCTTTAAAGCGGATATTCTCACCAATCACATAACTTATTCAACCGATAGGAATTTTCCAGCTAATCTGGTAACAATAACCGGTACACGGGCTTTCGAAATCATCGGGCTTAATCGCAAGGGTATAAAACCTGATAGTCTAGCTGAGGTGGAACATAAAGTGGAGCCAAAGAAGCCAATTGATTTATTGGAACAAGAGAGCCTTACCCGTTTTGATAAACGCCGTGGTAATGGCGCAAATGACAATCCAAGCAATAATGGACCTCATAACAAAAAAAAGAAAAAGATAATAAGCCGCCCACAAATCAATAACAACGACAGGCCTGCGAACCCGCAGGTTCAAACAGACAGTCGACCTCAGTCTAGTGATGAGCAAACGCATCCCCGCCACAACGACAGACCGCAAAGAAGTGGGAATCGCAATCAGCAATCGCACAATACAGACAGAAATGAACGACGAGAAAGGCCTAAGAAAGATGAAAAACCGAATCAAGAATAA
- a CDS encoding gliding motility lipoprotein GldH gives MKNRIKNNIYIIAFLLLFANCDNKTVYHSFLHIPETGWQKKDTLSFNIEIKDSMTYVHLSAELRNRSDYPYQNAYLSISYNLQDSTTWKTDTLELPLADNEGKWLGKGWGNLYQTSLPIGNVLVIHPGKYSVRVSQEMKDNSLTGINDVGIRVEK, from the coding sequence ATGAAAAACCGAATCAAGAATAACATCTATATTATAGCATTCTTATTGCTCTTTGCTAATTGTGATAATAAGACAGTGTATCATTCTTTTTTGCATATACCAGAGACTGGTTGGCAAAAGAAGGACACACTGTCTTTCAATATTGAGATAAAAGACTCAATGACGTATGTGCATTTATCAGCAGAACTACGAAACCGAAGTGACTATCCTTACCAAAACGCATATCTCTCAATCAGCTATAATTTGCAAGATTCTACGACATGGAAAACAGATACGTTAGAACTCCCGCTTGCTGACAATGAAGGGAAATGGCTAGGCAAGGGTTGGGGAAATCTATACCAAACATCTCTCCCAATTGGAAATGTGTTGGTTATTCATCCCGGAAAATATTCAGTTAGAGTTTCTCAAGAGATGAAAGATAATTCGCTAACAGGGATCAATGATGTGGGAATACGGGTAGAAAAGTAA
- the rodA gene encoding rod shape-determining protein RodA, with the protein MMSRNTSLWKAVDWVTICVYLLLIICGWFSVCGASYDYGDRDFFDFSTRAGKQLVWIVCSFGLGFVLLMLEDKLFDMFSYFIYISMILLLVVTIFIAPDVKGSRSWLQLGPVSLQPAEFAKFATALALAKFMNSYSFNMNRGKFAAGLFAIILLPMALIILQKETGSALVYLAFFFVLYREGMPGVVLFSGVCAIVYFIVGIRFDQEYLGNTPTPIGAFSVLSMVLLFAGSMVWVYLKKWVPCRNIIGGSLIVLLLSFLLSNYLIPFNLLWVQWGVCAIVIGYLVFLSLSQRQRSYVFIALFALGSIGFLYSSDYVFDNVLEAHQQIRIKVVLGMEEDLAGAGYNVNQSKIAIGSGGLTGKGFLNGTQTKLKYVPEQDTDFIFCTIGEEQGFLGSSLVLLLFLILILRLISLSERQHSTFGRVYGYSVVSIFLFHLFINIGMVLGLTPVIGIPLPFFSYGGSSLWGFTLLLFIFIRIDAGRSRR; encoded by the coding sequence ATGATGTCCAGAAATACTAGCCTTTGGAAAGCAGTAGATTGGGTTACAATCTGTGTATACTTACTCCTCATTATTTGTGGGTGGTTCAGTGTCTGCGGTGCCAGCTATGATTATGGCGATAGAGATTTTTTTGATTTTTCTACTCGGGCAGGTAAGCAATTGGTTTGGATTGTATGTTCATTTGGGCTCGGATTTGTATTACTCATGCTCGAAGATAAGCTCTTTGATATGTTTTCATACTTTATTTATATAAGTATGATACTATTATTGGTTGTTACTATTTTCATCGCTCCCGACGTGAAAGGTTCCAGATCGTGGCTACAGCTTGGGCCTGTAAGTCTGCAACCAGCGGAATTTGCTAAATTTGCAACTGCTTTGGCTTTGGCCAAATTTATGAACTCCTATTCATTTAATATGAATAGAGGCAAGTTTGCTGCAGGTTTATTTGCCATTATATTGCTTCCTATGGCGTTAATTATACTTCAAAAGGAAACAGGATCTGCATTGGTCTACTTGGCTTTCTTCTTTGTACTCTATCGCGAAGGAATGCCGGGTGTTGTTCTGTTTTCAGGTGTATGCGCTATTGTTTATTTTATCGTAGGAATACGTTTTGACCAAGAATATCTTGGAAATACTCCGACTCCTATAGGAGCGTTTTCTGTTTTATCAATGGTTTTACTATTTGCCGGCAGTATGGTGTGGGTTTATTTGAAGAAGTGGGTTCCATGTCGGAATATCATTGGTGGAAGTTTAATTGTGTTGCTTTTATCTTTCTTGCTATCCAATTATCTCATCCCGTTTAATTTGCTTTGGGTTCAGTGGGGGGTGTGTGCAATTGTCATTGGTTATTTGGTCTTCTTGTCCTTAAGCCAGCGTCAACGCTCTTATGTTTTTATAGCCCTGTTTGCGTTGGGATCTATTGGCTTTTTGTACTCGAGTGATTATGTCTTTGATAATGTACTTGAAGCACATCAGCAAATACGTATAAAGGTTGTTTTAGGAATGGAGGAAGACTTGGCAGGTGCAGGTTATAATGTCAACCAGTCGAAGATAGCTATCGGATCGGGAGGGCTTACGGGTAAAGGCTTTTTGAATGGTACTCAAACCAAATTGAAATATGTACCTGAACAGGATACTGATTTCATCTTTTGTACAATAGGTGAAGAACAGGGCTTTCTTGGCTCATCCCTTGTTTTATTGTTGTTTTTGATATTAATTTTGAGGCTGATTAGTTTGTCTGAGAGGCAACATTCTACCTTTGGAAGGGTCTATGGCTATTCTGTGGTCAGTATATTCCTATTTCACTTATTTATAAATATTGGAATGGTATTGGGGCTCACTCCCGTCATCGGTATTCCATTGCCTTTTTTTAGCTACGGGGGTTCCTCTTTATGGGGATTTACTCTTTTATTATTTATTTTTATCCGAATTGATGCCGGACGAAGTCGTAGATAA
- the mrdA gene encoding penicillin-binding protein 2, producing the protein MAKDYTLEKRKFTIGGIAVVVVLIYVLRLFVLQVMTDDYKKNADSNAFLNKTQYPARGAIYDRNGKLLVFNQPAYDITIVPKEIEHLDTLDLCQTLNITRSYFLKKMIDMKDRTINPGYSKYTHQLFMTQLSAEECGVFQEKLFKFPGFYIQRRTIRQYSYNSAAHALGDIGEVSMKDIEADDYYVRGDYIGKQGVEKSYEKYLRGEKGVEVLLRDAHGRIQGHYMNGAFDKKPVPGKDLTLGLDIDLQMLAEKLMQGKMGSIVAIDPRTGEILCFVSAPSYDPTTMVGRQRGKNHHDLEKDPLKPLFNRPLMAAYPPGSTFKTAQGMIFLQEKIVDRNTQFPCYNGFVIPGLRVGCHSHPSPISFSSAISTSCNSYFCWGLYRMIDNKKFGSSAKALTVWKDHMVSMGFGYKLGVDLPGEKRGLIPNAEFYDKIYGHGRWGGLRMIHTAIGQGEVLLTPVQMANLAATIANRGHFITPHIVKRIEHHLLDSIYRFPHYTTIDSKYYDLVVEGMRGAVVGTPYGGTCRGANLPGIEVCGKTGTAQNRGKDHSIFMGFAPMNKPKIALSVYVENAGFGATWAVPIAALLIEKYINGSVAPERIPRIDEISNTNLIEYDVQKY; encoded by the coding sequence ATGGCTAAAGACTACACTTTAGAAAAACGGAAATTCACTATTGGCGGTATAGCCGTAGTGGTTGTACTCATTTATGTTTTGCGCCTTTTTGTGCTTCAGGTAATGACTGATGACTATAAGAAGAATGCGGATAGCAATGCTTTTCTAAATAAAACTCAGTATCCGGCTCGTGGTGCTATTTATGATCGTAATGGAAAACTTTTAGTTTTCAATCAACCCGCTTATGATATAACCATTGTGCCTAAAGAAATAGAGCATTTGGATACTCTTGATCTTTGTCAGACGTTGAATATCACTCGTTCCTATTTTCTGAAGAAAATGATTGATATGAAAGACCGAACGATAAACCCTGGTTATTCTAAGTATACGCATCAACTGTTTATGACGCAGCTTTCTGCAGAAGAATGTGGCGTTTTCCAAGAAAAGTTATTTAAGTTTCCGGGTTTTTATATTCAGCGGCGCACTATACGGCAATATTCATATAACTCGGCGGCTCATGCTCTTGGTGATATTGGTGAAGTATCGATGAAAGATATCGAAGCAGATGATTATTATGTGAGGGGAGATTATATCGGAAAACAAGGCGTTGAAAAGTCGTATGAAAAATATCTTCGTGGCGAAAAAGGGGTTGAGGTTCTTTTAAGGGATGCGCATGGGCGTATTCAGGGCCATTATATGAATGGAGCGTTTGATAAAAAACCTGTTCCTGGCAAGGATCTCACACTCGGACTTGATATTGACCTTCAAATGCTTGCTGAGAAATTGATGCAAGGAAAAATGGGAAGCATTGTAGCGATAGATCCTAGGACTGGTGAAATTCTTTGTTTTGTTTCCGCGCCTTCTTATGATCCAACTACGATGGTGGGCAGACAGCGTGGTAAAAATCATCATGATCTGGAAAAAGATCCTTTAAAGCCATTGTTTAATCGTCCTTTAATGGCAGCTTATCCTCCGGGCTCTACTTTTAAAACAGCCCAAGGTATGATTTTTCTTCAAGAGAAAATTGTGGATAGAAATACTCAATTTCCTTGTTATAATGGTTTCGTTATTCCCGGACTGCGTGTGGGGTGTCATTCACATCCATCACCGATCTCTTTTTCATCTGCTATATCAACATCTTGCAATTCTTACTTCTGTTGGGGTTTATATCGTATGATTGATAATAAGAAATTCGGTTCATCGGCTAAAGCGTTGACTGTATGGAAAGATCACATGGTGTCTATGGGCTTCGGTTATAAACTTGGAGTTGATTTGCCTGGTGAGAAAAGAGGCTTGATACCTAACGCGGAATTTTATGATAAGATCTACGGGCATGGACGTTGGGGTGGATTAAGGATGATTCATACTGCAATAGGACAGGGGGAGGTTTTATTAACCCCTGTTCAAATGGCAAATCTTGCTGCTACGATAGCCAATAGAGGGCACTTTATTACTCCACATATTGTGAAGAGGATAGAACATCATTTATTAGACAGTATTTATCGATTTCCACATTATACCACTATCGACTCCAAATATTACGATCTTGTTGTTGAAGGGATGAGAGGTGCAGTGGTGGGAACTCCTTATGGTGGGACTTGTCGGGGCGCCAACTTACCGGGAATCGAAGTTTGCGGAAAAACGGGCACGGCTCAAAACCGAGGGAAAGATCACTCTATATTTATGGGATTTGCTCCAATGAATAAGCCAAAGATAGCATTGTCGGTATATGTTGAGAATGCAGGATTTGGTGCAACTTGGGCAGTACCTATTGCAGCTCTGTTGATTGAGAAGTATATCAATGGTTCTGTTGCTCCGGAACGAATTCCTCGTATTGATGAAATTAGTAACACAAACTTAATTGAGTATGATGTCCAGAAATACTAG
- the mreD gene encoding rod shape-determining protein MreD: MVTNYIHKFFWFSGLALLQVLILNNVHIGGYATPFLYIYFILKFESSVSRNELMLWGFLLGFVIDVFSNTPGMNTAAAVLLAFVRPLFLRLFAPRDGLENASPSFKSMGNSPFIKYLISCVFIHHMALLTIEFFSFTSASTLLLRMVFSTLLTVTCIMAVEGVKK; encoded by the coding sequence ATGGTGACGAATTATATTCATAAATTTTTCTGGTTTTCCGGTTTGGCACTTCTTCAAGTGCTGATACTCAACAATGTTCATATCGGAGGATATGCGACTCCTTTTTTATATATCTATTTTATTCTTAAGTTTGAGTCGAGCGTTTCTCGTAATGAGCTGATGTTGTGGGGTTTCTTATTAGGATTCGTGATTGATGTTTTTTCTAATACTCCCGGCATGAACACTGCCGCTGCTGTGTTATTGGCTTTTGTGCGTCCACTATTTCTACGGTTGTTTGCTCCACGAGATGGTTTGGAGAATGCTTCTCCTTCATTTAAGAGTATGGGAAATTCCCCATTCATTAAGTATCTGATTTCGTGTGTCTTTATTCACCACATGGCTCTATTGACCATCGAGTTTTTTTCATTCACGAGCGCGTCGACTTTATTGCTCAGAATGGTTTTTAGCACACTGCTGACTGTTACATGTATTATGGCTGTGGAGGGAGTGAAAAAATAG
- the mreC gene encoding rod shape-determining protein MreC → MRNLLNFLIRYNYWFLFVLLEATSFVLLFRFNHYQQSVYFTSANVVAGKVYEISGGISSYFYLKSTNQDLLDRNIYLERQVATLKKALKENQVDSLEIDRIANVLGDNNKIFKAHVINNSLNQVDNYITLDKGSSDGIRPEMGVVGSGGVVGIVYMTSPKYSVVISVLNTKSSISCKIKGSEYFGYLKWEHGDSRYAYLKDLPRHAEFNLGDTVITSGYSNVFPEGIMVGTVDDMSDSNDGLSYLLKVKLATNFGRISDVRVISALGRKEQTELEGRSVK, encoded by the coding sequence ATGCGAAATTTACTAAATTTTCTCATAAGATATAACTACTGGTTTCTTTTTGTTTTATTAGAAGCTACTAGTTTCGTGTTGTTGTTCCGCTTTAATCATTACCAGCAAAGCGTTTATTTTACTTCAGCAAATGTTGTTGCGGGTAAGGTTTATGAAATATCCGGAGGTATCTCTTCTTATTTTTATTTGAAATCGACGAATCAAGATTTATTGGATCGTAACATATATCTAGAGAGGCAGGTTGCAACTTTAAAAAAGGCATTAAAAGAAAATCAAGTAGATTCGTTGGAAATTGATCGCATTGCAAATGTTTTGGGTGACAACAATAAGATATTTAAGGCTCATGTGATAAATAATAGCTTGAATCAGGTTGATAATTATATTACGCTGGACAAAGGTTCTTCTGATGGTATTCGCCCTGAGATGGGAGTTGTTGGAAGCGGCGGGGTTGTTGGTATTGTATATATGACTTCTCCTAAATATTCAGTCGTTATTTCTGTCTTAAACACAAAGTCAAGCATTAGCTGTAAAATCAAAGGAAGTGAGTATTTTGGTTATTTGAAATGGGAGCATGGTGATTCAAGATATGCTTATTTAAAGGACCTGCCCCGGCATGCGGAATTTAATTTAGGTGATACTGTTATTACTAGTGGGTATTCCAATGTTTTTCCGGAGGGAATCATGGTTGGTACTGTAGATGATATGTCTGATTCAAATGATGGATTGTCTTATTTATTAAAAGTGAAATTGGCAACAAATTTTGGAAGGATCAGTGATGTTAGAGTTATTTCGGCTTTAGGTCGTAAAGAACAGACTGAATTAGAAGGAAGGAGTGTTAAGTAA
- a CDS encoding rod shape-determining protein — protein sequence MGLFSFTQEIAMDLGTANTIIITNGKIVVDEPSVVALDRRTDKMIAVGEKAKLMHEKTHENIRTIRPLRDGVIADFYACEQMMRGLIKMVNTGNHLFSPSLRMVIGVPSGSTEVELRAVRDSAEHAGGRDVYLIFEPMAAAIGIGIDVEAPEGNMIVDIGGGSTEIAVISLGGIVSNNSIRIAGDDLTTDIQEYMSRQHNVKVSERMAERIKINVGAALTELGDDAPEDYIVHGPNRITALPMEVPVCYQEVAHCLEKSISKLETAILSALENTPPELYADIVHNGIYLAGGGALLRGLDKRLTDKINIPFHIAEDPLHAVAKGTGVALKNVDRFSFLMR from the coding sequence ATGGGATTATTTTCTTTCACACAAGAAATTGCAATGGACCTTGGTACTGCCAATACAATCATTATCACTAATGGTAAGATTGTGGTGGATGAACCATCGGTGGTGGCACTCGATCGTCGTACGGATAAGATGATTGCTGTTGGCGAAAAGGCTAAATTAATGCACGAAAAAACTCACGAAAATATACGTACTATCCGTCCGTTACGCGATGGAGTGATTGCTGACTTCTATGCTTGCGAGCAAATGATGCGCGGCTTGATAAAAATGGTAAATACAGGTAACCACTTATTCTCACCCTCACTTCGGATGGTTATCGGTGTTCCCTCCGGAAGTACTGAAGTTGAACTTCGTGCTGTTCGTGACTCGGCTGAACATGCCGGTGGACGTGATGTTTATCTTATTTTTGAACCGATGGCAGCAGCTATAGGTATCGGCATTGATGTTGAGGCTCCTGAAGGGAATATGATTGTTGATATAGGTGGAGGTTCTACTGAAATTGCAGTAATATCTTTAGGTGGAATTGTTTCCAACAACTCTATTCGTATAGCAGGTGATGATTTGACAACTGATATACAAGAGTATATGAGCCGTCAACACAATGTGAAGGTGAGTGAACGTATGGCTGAACGTATCAAAATTAATGTTGGAGCTGCTTTAACAGAACTGGGTGATGATGCGCCTGAAGATTACATTGTTCATGGTCCTAATAGAATCACAGCATTACCAATGGAAGTTCCTGTTTGCTACCAAGAGGTAGCTCATTGTCTTGAAAAGTCGATTTCAAAACTTGAAACGGCTATTTTAAGTGCATTGGAAAATACTCCTCCTGAACTGTACGCGGACATTGTGCATAATGGAATTTATCTGGCCGGAGGTGGCGCGCTGCTTCGTGGATTAGACAAGCGTCTTACTGATAAAATCAATATTCCTTTTCATATTGCAGAAGATCCTCTTCATGCAGTGGCTAAGGGAACAGGCGTTGCGCTAAAGAATGTAGACCGTTTCTCGTTCTTGATGAGATAA